TCATCTGCTCATTTCCAGACCAATGGTATATTCCCTTAATAGAGGGATCCTAGGAGAAATGGAGCCACAAATATTTAGAAAGAATTTAACAGATCATAAAACATCAAAACAGCTACTAATTGCTGCCTTGTGTGTTTTAAACAGCGAAGAGATAAAAAACACGAATACAAAAATTACACTGCAagaggccccttcgtcaggcagcacagtaccacagtttttgttttgagaTAAACAGTAAAGAGCTGTGTCTGCTATGAAAATCTGCCTTGTTACGCCTTATCTAAAATATAATGTTACAACATAaataatttttcacctttaacAATATATGCTATGTTAAGTCATATTGGCATTGGTTAAAAAACAGAGTTGGTaacacagcaacattttttttatatagatatagatataaaaagcAGCATGTAAGGGCCGCACATCCTGAAAAAATGGACGAAACCTGGGTGCACATGCATCAAAAATTCATAAAGGATagagtgatggcactcacagagTGCCATCACTCTATAtcctctatatatagatatagatagagagagagcgaagatgtacagtaattattttaataaatgatctACGTTGAATTGATGCCTTTTACCTGTATTTTTCGCTCTGTTAATTGAAGACAAACTGTAGCAACATCTTTGACATGAGTAGGAAACCTTTGCTGACAATGGTCCATATTTGCCGACTTGTTGCTAAACTGCACCTTATCAAAAAGAATTGTGACAGCACTTTCACTAAGTTTTTCCACGTCTCCATACATAACTGGCACTCGAAGAACTGCAGCACCTATTACAAAGCAAACGAGTACGATTTTAGAACCATTTATGAAACAAGGACTTGAGGATTAAATAACCCAGAGGTTAATTACACAACTGCCTTATATTAGCATGCTTTTGATAAATTTACAGTCAAGAGTTTGGACTTGGATATGCCAGTGTATATAATGTGAAAGTggcatgttgttttttttctaacatttCTACTCCAGAGCTTAGCCACTTTGTACATGCCCATGTATCTTTCATTTCTATttattatgtacagtaaataaacataataatatttGAAGACAATACCTTCATTATTCTGCAACACTGCTCTCTCTCCATCCAGTTTTGTCTTGCCATAAAGGTTCAAGGGATGTGGTATGGAATCTTCCCTGTAAGGCGGGCTTGTTCCATCAAAGACATAATCTGAGCTAACATAAATTAGAAACGCTCCAACTccagctataaaaaaaagtaaatgcatGGAAATAGGACATACTTTGACTTATTCATCATAAAGCCGATACAATGACTTATTTGTGTATACACCGTGTGTATATAGAGGTTGGATGAGAAACATAAAGCTTCAAAAAGATCTTCTTCccatttcaattaaatattctttggaAAATGCaaacaagtttttattttctcatttagaAGAAACATCATTATCGACAGCCCACCAGTTTTTCCATTTGTTATCTCAAAACCTACAGATTTAATCTGTCCCACTTGGTGGCAGTGAATCCTTCCAGTACTTCAGGAATATGCAGGATTTAGGCTGGGGAGTCAATGCAAATGATTGGGGTCTTTTGAAACCCACAGACAGCagttagcactgctgccttgctaGGGGCACCATCTGCAATGAATTTCATGTTGTATGGTCTGTGCTAGCTTGCCCTTACTGGGTGACACTTTAAGCATAGTGTCTTCACTGCCAATAATGTGTTATGAACTAAACAACCTATTGTGTTATAGGGGCATTGTATTGTTTGCaactataacattttatataattggCTAGAACAAGAAACTGGAAAGATGTGAGCTTTTTATTGGCTGCTAGGATGGGTcaaacaaaagagaaaactgtaagtttatatttttgtattgtcTCTTGCGGTGAAAGGAGCTTCTAATGAGACAGGAATAAGAAATGAAACTAAGCGTTAAACTCCACCTTTTACCGGTGTATATAGTGATGCAGTTTAATTATGTCCTGTATTTAAGTCTTTTTTCaaaatatctagtataagtatttctaaaacaactggacttgccgagtaatcattgaagacctTTTACTACTCATCCGAGAAATCCTCGGCATAACTCTTCCACTAATCAGATTACAATGGCAATTGTAACTCTTCTGTACCCTGActgtttcagaacacttcacacatccattcatgcaactctcactaacaagtaacacctgtttctaggagtaaCCCCACAGAATTACACCtttgtgagtttcagatgtcacctctctgaagcgTTACAATTGCcaatgtgattggattagtggaagagtctatatgcagaggacttcccacaccagtcagttgaactgaagacgctgctcggatgagtagtgaaacgtctttaatGATTACACAGCAATTCCAGTTGTTTTACAATtactagatatatatatcatgacctggatgaatgaaaatcttcagtcATATCTTCTTTCAAAAGTGATATTTTGTTCCAAACACACAAAGTAAAAGTAAGAATCTCAAAATGTCCTTACCGGCTACTTTTGCTAAATTCTCAGATGCCACCACATTTAGTAATGAAGCTAACTCTGGTTGACTTTCGACAATATCTGGTCTCCTCTCTGCAGCACAATGAATGATCACGTGAGGCTGGAAATTACAAAATTGAAATGAGGTAAGAGACTagtaaacaaaaaggaaatcaaattcgattaacGGGGTATACATTTGATAGATGTGACTTTCACGCAAATGTTCTGTCagctgtaaaacaaaaatattacaggagaaggaaacgCGTCTGTATAAGAtgatcaatatatattatatcactGCTGCTCTGCTAAAACAGTTTTCTTTCCAAAAGGTAATAGAAATCCAcctattttaaatcatttaaaacagaaaagagCAATAGTGTTGCTTACGGCCAGCATAGCAGAATGAGAGTTATGTCTGTTACAGTAAGGAAATATATTTGTTCTTACCATACTTATACAGTTGAATAACAATAAACTACATTTCTTTAAGAACTTCACACTACTCGGGACACTGCCCATGAGAAGGGCAGGACAGTTACATGTACCGCATGTAGTTTCTAAAATTGAATTCACCTTGAAGTCTTGGATCAATGCTTTCACCGCTGCTTCATCCAATAGGTTGAGGCATTCGAATCTGGGTCGAGCACGACTGTACCCGCAGCCCAGCACATGCCAGCTGTTCTCCTTAAACTCTTTGTATACAGCTCGACCAAGAAGTCCGGTTGCCCCCGTTATCAGAGCCCTTCTactaggaacagtaacatcatcctaaaaataaacaaacaaatgttcaGTATATCTGTAGGTCACTTTAAAGATTAATTCGATCTTTACGTTCACTGGTTAGTTGAACGTATCAGTAGATGGAAAAATAAATCCCATAAAAACTTGATTAACATTTTAGGTTAAACAAAAGACAGATGtgaatttatgtgaaaatcaaTTATACACTTTTGAATCAATTCCAACCTTTGTCTACATGCGATGCCATGCTCACAAAACTTTCCATGCTATACAGTAGAAAAATCCtactaaatgttttcatttaaaaggcTGATCGTGAACAATCAATATGTTTGTAGACTGGATTCATAGAGATTTTTTTGGGTGGTTGCATCTTAGAACCAAGTTGCCAAAGTTGAAAACAAGTTTACTTTTATTATCTAGTTTTGATATGGCTTCTGTCCAGAAACATGCAAATATGCAAACAGTCCCATCACCATAAAGGAGAACAGAGCACACTTTCCATAGCAAATACACACTAAAGTAGCAGCTAAATGATTTTAAAAGTAAAGTATTTTaccatcaaatatatataaatgggttCATACTTTGCTGAAACTTTATGAGGCCTTCTGGAACATAGTGCAGAGTTAAATTCAATAACTCtgtgtttaatataataaaataattatataataataaaggtgGTGGTGCTTCAATAGAAGTAACTGTAGACACCCTGGTTTAGCACATTTATCCTTATTATCGCATTTTGGATACTGAACTTAACAATGTTGTGTCTATAGATTTatagaaaatacacaaaagccattgatatcctgtaaatgatatctttataaatggtgtttGGTGATACCATCAGCTTTAATTAATGCTTAGTgatgtgtcacatgactcgccgaaacttgtgtattattatgatTGTGGTTATCTTATCCATGTATCATAtacaccctgttgtaaaatatgttcTATGACTTGAATAGAAGCAATTacccttcggccttgtgcttaaTATTTTACAGTATTGGATATTTTATTcaccaactatatatatatattatatatagtgtgtatacaCACACTAATAGGAATAACGTCAGCTTCCTTATCACCCGTCATCTTTCTGCCTGCATCCTTCTGAAAGCAGATTCACCGAGCATGTCGACCTAGGTTACTGTTGTTTTTGTTTCAAATACAGCCTGCAGGTTACCTGAATCATAATCTCGCTGGGTTACAGGTTAAGCAATACTGCATTtgagaaaaatagaaaagagaaaaatatttaaaatgacaaGTTATTGTAACATGAGCTTTTGTTGGTGCAGCTTCTTAGAGGTTTCTGTGTTTCACTTATCTTTATATACATTGAATCGCAGACTAAAGTGATAGAGATCCACATTTCGGAAAGGCCCTTTATTCATaaaaccccattctggataacaggtcccacacctgtagttgTATATCAGCAAGTTACAGAACACCCTGTCCGAACTGAGATTGTAGCATACACAG
Above is a genomic segment from Xenopus laevis strain J_2021 chromosome 3L, Xenopus_laevis_v10.1, whole genome shotgun sequence containing:
- the mat2b.L gene encoding methionine adenosyltransferase 2 subunit beta (The RefSeq protein has 1 substitution compared to this genomic sequence), with the protein product MEGRYKDYRIRFSPGWVEVVQDDVTVPSRRALITGATGLLGRAVYKEFKENSWHVLGCGYSRARPRFECLNLLDEAAVKALIQDFKPHVIIHCAAERRPDIVESQPELASLLNVVASENLAKVAAGVGAFLIYVSSDYVFDGTSPPYREDSIPHPLNLYGKTKLDGERAVLQNNEGAAVLRVPVMYGDVEKLSESAVTILFDKVQFSNKSANLDHCQQRFPTHVKDVATVCLQLTERKIQDPSIKGIYHWSGNEQMTKYEIACAMADAFNLPSSHLRPITDEPVGATPRPWNPQLDCSKLEKMGIGQRTPFRVGIRETLWPFLVDKRWRQTVFH